The genomic segment TTCTACCGAGTGTTAGAGCCCGATGGATCGATTGTCAGCGAGCCACCAGATCTCGACGCGGATGAGTTGCTGTCCTTCTATCGGACGCTACGACTGACTCGAGTACTGGAGGAGAAGATGTTGAAAATGCAGCACCGGGGGGAACTCAGCCTGATCACGCACTCACTGGGTGAGGAAGCGACGCCGCTTGGCTCGGCTGCCGCGCTGGAGCCAGGTGACTGGTGCTTTCCCTACTATCGCCAGAAGCCAGCGCGGTTATACTGGGACGAGCCGCCCGCCGGGATCATCGCGGGACGGATGGGATTTGAACCAGAGACCGTCGGAGAGTATATCGATTCGGACATGCCAGTGAACTTCACGACGAACTACACGCCGCTGGGGGTGAACGTAACCAACGCCGCAGGATCGGCAATTGTTGACGCTTTTACGGACGGTGACGCAGTATCGTTAGCGTACATCGGCGACGGTGCAACCAGCGAGGGGGACTTTCACGAGGCGCTCAATTTCGCGAGCGTGTTCGATGCGCCGCTAGTGACCGTTTGTCAGAACAACCAATGGGCTATCTCCGTGCCCATTCAGCGCCAGACAGCCTCTGAAACCTTCGCTCAGAAGGCCGACGCCTACGGCATGCCCGGCGAGCGGATTGACGGTAACGATGTCCTCGCGGTTTACGAAAAAAGCCGTGAAGCGGTCGAACGAGCCCGCGCGGGGGAGGGGCCCACCCTCATCGAGTGCGTCACCTACCGGATGGCCGATCACAATACGTCGGACGCGGCCACCGTTTACCGGGACGACACCGAACGCGAATACTGGGCCAATCGTGATCCCCTCGACCGCCTCGAAGCGTATCTCGAGGAGCAAGACATACTCGACGATGAGCGGAAAGCCGAAATCAGAGACGACGCGAGAGCTAGCGTCGAAGCTGCCGTCGACACGGTCGAAAGGATTCCAAAGTCCGATCCATCGCTGATGTTCGAACACCACCTCCACGAGTCAAGCTGGAAAGAGCGCCATCAGCGAGCCGAACTCGCAGCCGAACTGGCGGGCGAGAATCCGTTCGGCGACTTCACTGGTGACGGCCTCGACGGGTCAACGGACTCGCTCGCAGCTAACAGCAGCGGCTCGAGCGGGTCCGTTGCGGGCGGAGACCCCCCGTCCGGCACAGAGACCGAAGAAACAAATCTGATCGGTGCGATTAATAGGACGCTCCGTCAGGAAATGATCCACGACGAGCGGGTTCGGCTGCTGGGCTACGATATCGGCGAGATCGGCGGTGTGTTTCGGGCGACGGAGAGTCTATTCGACGAATTTGGGCCCAAACGGGTGATCGATACGCCGCTATCGGAGAATGGCATTCTCGGAACGGCCGTCGGTATGGCGATGCGCGGCGAGCGAGTCGTCCCGGAGATTCAGTTCATGGGGTTTCTGTACCCTGCGTTCGGCCAGTTCATGTATACGCTGGTCAAGACGTACGATCGAACCGGGGGCAGTCTCGAGGTTCCCCTGACCGTCCGGGTGCCGTACGGAGGCGGTATCAAAGCCAGCGAGTATCACTCTGAGTCGACCGAGACCTACCTAGTTCACACGCCGGGCGTGAAGGTGGTCTGCCCCAGCACGCCCGCCGAGGCCAAGGGCCTGCTGGCCTCAAGCGTTCGCGATCCCGACCCGGTGGTGTTCATGGAGCCGAAGAAGATCTACCGCGAGGGAAAGAATCAGTTCCGACCGAACCAT from the Natronococcus sp. AD-5 genome contains:
- a CDS encoding alpha-ketoacid dehydrogenase subunit alpha/beta, with product MPWTEHRPSENFYRVLEPDGSIVSEPPDLDADELLSFYRTLRLTRVLEEKMLKMQHRGELSLITHSLGEEATPLGSAAALEPGDWCFPYYRQKPARLYWDEPPAGIIAGRMGFEPETVGEYIDSDMPVNFTTNYTPLGVNVTNAAGSAIVDAFTDGDAVSLAYIGDGATSEGDFHEALNFASVFDAPLVTVCQNNQWAISVPIQRQTASETFAQKADAYGMPGERIDGNDVLAVYEKSREAVERARAGEGPTLIECVTYRMADHNTSDAATVYRDDTEREYWANRDPLDRLEAYLEEQDILDDERKAEIRDDARASVEAAVDTVERIPKSDPSLMFEHHLHESSWKERHQRAELAAELAGENPFGDFTGDGLDGSTDSLAANSSGSSGSVAGGDPPSGTETEETNLIGAINRTLRQEMIHDERVRLLGYDIGEIGGVFRATESLFDEFGPKRVIDTPLSENGILGTAVGMAMRGERVVPEIQFMGFLYPAFGQFMYTLVKTYDRTGGSLEVPLTVRVPYGGGIKASEYHSESTETYLVHTPGVKVVCPSTPAEAKGLLASSVRDPDPVVFMEPKKIYREGKNQFRPNHTRSLTRRELSARAATLR